The Pseudomonas triclosanedens genome has a window encoding:
- a CDS encoding BRO-N domain-containing protein, giving the protein MSISTNQSPLTPTHFFRHKRRLRALLIEGQPWFSVRDLAKLMNAFLEDRVARNLDADQVCRLAIEGDHGLAEELELISESGVYAVLIHFHHPENRCIRQWITQTVVPSLREGVSATDERPRRRLLRWERQQLSVLDWQGQVWVPLPELPQVLRLG; this is encoded by the coding sequence ATGTCCATTTCCACAAACCAATCCCCACTCACCCCCACCCACTTCTTCCGCCACAAACGCCGCCTGCGCGCCCTGTTGATCGAGGGGCAGCCGTGGTTCTCCGTGCGTGACCTCGCCAAGCTGATGAATGCCTTTCTGGAAGACCGCGTCGCGCGCAATCTCGATGCGGATCAGGTGTGCCGCCTTGCCATCGAGGGCGACCACGGGCTGGCTGAGGAGCTGGAGCTGATCAGCGAATCGGGCGTGTATGCCGTGCTGATTCATTTCCACCATCCGGAGAACCGCTGCATCCGCCAATGGATCACCCAGACGGTGGTGCCGAGCTTGCGCGAAGGCGTCAGCGCGACGGATGAGCGGCCACGCCGGCGCCTGCTGCGCTGGGAGCGGCAGCAGTTGAGCGTTCTGGATTGGCAAGGGCAGGTGTGGGTGCCGTTGCCGGAGTTGCCGCAGGTGCTGCGCCTGGGGTGA
- a CDS encoding MFS transporter — protein MTDVAQSSSYERHVSSRREERKVIFASSLGTVFEWYDFFLYGALAAVISKQFFAGVNDTTAFIFALLAFAAGFLVRPFGALVFGRLGDMIGRKYTFLATILLMGLSTFCVGLLPSYATIGVAAPIILIVLRMLQGLALGGEYGGAAIYVAEHAPANKRGSYTSWIQSTATGGLLLSLLVILACRYFTGDEFETWGWRLPFLLSIVLLGISTWIRLSMQESPAFLKMKAEGKTSKSPLKESFTNWKNLKIVLTALFSINAGQAVTFYTAQFYVLFFLTQVLKVDGALANELLIVSLIIGAPFFVVAGWLSDKIGRKPVLLAGLALAAVFYFPLFKALTHYANPQIDQATRTAPITVMADPATCTFQFDPVGKAKFDSPCDQVKTLLVKSGVPYSTQAAPAGSGVVVTVGEKRIEGFDAAALSAAVKDAGYPVKADSLMVNKGMVIAILVALVLISCLCYGPLAALMVELFPTRIRYTSLSLPYHIGNGWFGGLLPTLSFALVVYTGDIFYGLWYPVLIAAVSLVCALLFLRETRHNDIHAD, from the coding sequence ATGACCGATGTAGCGCAGTCCAGTTCCTACGAGCGGCATGTGTCGTCACGCCGCGAAGAGCGCAAGGTGATCTTTGCCTCGTCGCTCGGTACGGTGTTCGAGTGGTACGACTTCTTCCTCTATGGCGCGCTGGCGGCGGTCATCAGCAAGCAGTTCTTCGCCGGGGTGAACGACACCACGGCCTTCATTTTCGCGCTGCTGGCCTTCGCTGCGGGCTTCCTGGTAAGGCCCTTCGGAGCGCTGGTGTTCGGCCGCCTGGGCGACATGATCGGGCGCAAGTACACGTTCCTCGCGACCATTCTGCTGATGGGCCTGTCGACCTTCTGCGTCGGCCTGCTGCCGTCCTACGCAACCATCGGGGTGGCGGCACCGATCATTCTCATCGTGTTGCGCATGCTCCAGGGGCTGGCGCTGGGCGGCGAGTACGGCGGGGCGGCGATCTATGTGGCGGAGCACGCGCCGGCCAACAAGCGCGGCAGCTACACGAGCTGGATCCAGTCCACCGCCACCGGCGGCCTGCTGCTGTCGCTGCTGGTGATCCTCGCCTGCCGTTACTTCACGGGCGACGAGTTCGAGACCTGGGGCTGGCGCCTGCCGTTCCTGCTGTCGATCGTGCTGCTGGGCATCTCGACCTGGATTCGCCTGTCGATGCAGGAGTCGCCTGCGTTCCTGAAGATGAAGGCGGAGGGCAAGACCAGCAAGTCGCCGCTCAAGGAGTCGTTCACCAACTGGAAGAACCTGAAGATCGTGCTGACGGCGCTGTTCAGCATCAACGCCGGGCAGGCGGTGACTTTCTATACTGCGCAGTTCTATGTGCTGTTCTTCCTGACCCAGGTACTGAAGGTGGATGGCGCGCTGGCCAACGAGCTGCTGATCGTCTCGCTGATCATCGGTGCGCCGTTCTTCGTGGTGGCCGGCTGGCTGTCGGACAAGATCGGCCGCAAGCCGGTGCTGCTGGCGGGGCTTGCGCTGGCGGCGGTGTTCTACTTCCCGCTGTTCAAGGCGCTGACCCACTACGCCAACCCGCAGATCGACCAGGCCACGCGCACCGCGCCGATCACTGTGATGGCGGACCCGGCGACCTGCACTTTCCAGTTCGATCCGGTGGGCAAGGCCAAGTTCGACAGCCCCTGTGACCAGGTGAAAACCCTGCTGGTGAAGAGTGGCGTGCCCTACAGCACCCAGGCTGCACCGGCTGGCAGCGGCGTGGTGGTGACGGTGGGCGAGAAGCGCATCGAGGGCTTCGATGCCGCCGCGTTGAGCGCTGCGGTGAAGGACGCGGGCTACCCGGTCAAGGCGGATTCGTTGATGGTCAACAAGGGCATGGTGATCGCCATTCTGGTGGCGCTGGTGCTGATTTCCTGCCTCTGCTATGGCCCGCTGGCGGCGCTGATGGTGGAGCTGTTCCCGACGCGTATCCGCTATACCTCGCTGTCGCTGCCGTACCACATCGGCAACGGCTGGTTCGGCGGCCTGCTGCCGACGTTGTCGTTCGCGCTGGTGGTGTACACCGGGGATATCTTCTATGGCCTGTGGTACCCGGTGCTGATCGCGGCGGTGAGCCTGGTCTGCGCGCTGCTGTTCCTGCGCGAGACCCGGCACAATGATATTCACGCCGATTGA
- a CDS encoding methyl-accepting chemotaxis protein produces the protein MKNWTLRQRILASFAVVIAIMLLMVVISYVRLLGVEASTQRVSRDAMPGTYALTTVRSAWTDNILMVQVLVGLSEGKALDAAGRQAFRTNHDALIERVSQYEATIHEERDRQLLGRFKQEAQTYEALLAQVLDIYGKDREGARRLLLEQLEPSWETGRKTLNELISMNKEIADSASGDIVSEVQLAKVTMLVSLLLAIIAAAVCGLLLMRAITEPVRQVVRGLGAMGGGDLTTRLALERNDEFGVIETGFNGMAEEIKALVSQAQRSAIQVTTSVTEIAATSKQQQATATETAATTTEIGATSREIAATSRDLVRTMTEVSSAAEQTSTLAGSGQLGLARMEETMHHVMGAAELVNAKLAILNERAGNINQVVTTIVKVADQTNLLSLNAAIEAEKAGEYGRGFAVVATEVRRLADQTAVATYDIEQMVREIQSAVSAGVMGMDKFSEEVRRGIAEVGQVGEQLSQIIQQVQALAPRVQMVNEGMQAQATGAEQINQALVQLGEATGQTVESLRQASFAIDELNLVANGLRNGVSRFKV, from the coding sequence GTGAAGAACTGGACTCTACGCCAACGCATCCTGGCGAGCTTTGCCGTCGTCATTGCGATCATGCTGCTGATGGTGGTGATTTCCTATGTCCGCCTGCTGGGCGTCGAGGCCAGCACGCAGCGGGTCAGCCGCGATGCGATGCCAGGCACTTACGCGCTGACCACCGTGCGTTCAGCCTGGACTGACAACATCCTGATGGTTCAGGTACTGGTCGGCCTGAGCGAGGGCAAGGCGCTCGATGCCGCCGGCCGCCAAGCGTTCCGCACCAACCACGATGCACTGATCGAGCGCGTGTCGCAGTACGAGGCGACCATCCACGAGGAGCGTGACCGTCAGTTGCTGGGCCGCTTCAAGCAGGAGGCGCAGACCTACGAGGCGTTGCTGGCGCAGGTGCTGGATATCTACGGCAAGGATCGCGAGGGCGCACGCCGGCTGTTGCTGGAGCAACTGGAGCCATCCTGGGAAACCGGCCGCAAGACGCTCAATGAGTTGATCAGCATGAACAAGGAAATCGCTGATTCGGCGTCCGGGGATATCGTCAGCGAAGTGCAACTGGCCAAGGTCACCATGCTGGTGTCGCTGCTGCTCGCTATCATCGCTGCGGCGGTATGCGGCTTGCTGCTGATGCGTGCCATCACCGAGCCGGTGCGCCAGGTTGTGCGCGGCCTGGGCGCGATGGGCGGCGGCGACCTGACCACCCGCCTGGCGCTGGAGCGCAACGATGAGTTCGGCGTCATCGAGACCGGTTTCAACGGCATGGCCGAGGAGATCAAGGCGCTGGTATCGCAGGCGCAGCGTTCGGCGATCCAGGTCACCACGTCGGTCACCGAGATCGCCGCGACTTCCAAGCAGCAGCAGGCCACCGCTACCGAAACCGCGGCCACCACCACCGAGATCGGCGCCACCTCGCGGGAGATCGCCGCCACCTCGCGCGACCTGGTGCGCACCATGACCGAGGTGTCGTCGGCGGCGGAGCAGACTTCCACCCTGGCCGGTTCCGGCCAACTGGGGCTGGCACGCATGGAAGAAACCATGCATCACGTGATGGGCGCCGCCGAGCTGGTCAACGCGAAGCTGGCGATCCTCAACGAGCGCGCCGGCAACATCAATCAGGTGGTCACCACCATCGTCAAGGTCGCCGACCAGACCAACCTGCTGTCGCTCAACGCCGCCATCGAGGCGGAGAAGGCCGGCGAGTATGGCCGTGGCTTCGCCGTGGTGGCCACCGAGGTGCGCCGGCTGGCCGACCAGACCGCCGTGGCTACCTACGACATCGAGCAGATGGTGCGCGAGATCCAGTCCGCCGTGTCCGCTGGCGTGATGGGCATGGACAAGTTTTCCGAAGAAGTGCGTCGTGGCATAGCCGAAGTCGGCCAGGTCGGCGAGCAGCTCTCGCAGATCATCCAGCAGGTGCAGGCGCTGGCGCCGCGCGTGCAGATGGTCAACGAAGGCATGCAGGCCCAGGCGACCGGCGCCGAGCAGATCAACCAGGCTTTGGTGCAGCTCGGCGAGGCCACCGGGCAGACAGTGGAATCGCTGCGCCAGGCCAGCTTCGCCATCGATGAACTGAATCTGGTGGCCAACGGACTGCGTAATGGCGTCTCACGCTTCAAGGTCTGA
- a CDS encoding chemotaxis protein CheW, with protein MPERGYELELDSRAEPVDDCWNRIGVRGDKSCAQLSEHIHCRNCPVYAAAAIRLLDRYSLGDESPVLAPAAEDAAPETGHAHLIFRLGDEWLGLPTRALAEVASECAVHSLPHQRSPALLGVANVRGTLVACVSLGELLGLDRRVAAGEGARVVPRMLILAAPGGPVLSPVDEVDGIHALDAAAMIASSGQSLAATDRFTHGVVQWSGRSVRLLDHEALLDAATRSLA; from the coding sequence ATGCCTGAACGTGGCTACGAACTGGAACTGGACAGCCGCGCCGAGCCAGTGGATGACTGCTGGAACCGTATCGGCGTGCGCGGCGACAAGTCCTGCGCGCAACTGTCCGAACATATCCATTGCCGCAACTGCCCGGTCTATGCGGCGGCGGCGATCCGTCTGCTGGACCGCTATTCGCTGGGTGACGAGTCCCCCGTGCTCGCCCCGGCGGCCGAAGATGCGGCACCCGAAACCGGGCATGCCCACCTGATCTTCCGTCTGGGCGATGAGTGGCTGGGGCTGCCGACCCGCGCCCTGGCCGAGGTTGCTTCCGAATGTGCGGTGCATTCGCTGCCGCACCAGCGTTCGCCGGCGCTGCTGGGCGTGGCGAACGTGCGCGGCACGCTGGTGGCCTGCGTGTCGCTCGGCGAACTGCTCGGGCTGGACCGTCGCGTGGCTGCGGGCGAAGGCGCCCGCGTGGTGCCGCGCATGCTGATCCTGGCCGCTCCGGGCGGGCCGGTGCTCTCGCCAGTGGATGAGGTGGATGGCATTCATGCGCTGGACGCGGCGGCGATGATTGCGTCTTCCGGGCAGTCGCTGGCGGCCACCGATCGATTCACCCACGGCGTGGTGCAGTGGAGCGGCCGCAGCGTCCGTCTGCTGGATCACGAGGCGCTGCTGGATGCGGCCACCCGGAGCCTCGCATGA
- a CDS encoding methyl-accepting chemotaxis protein, whose product MFRNMSIGRRATLGFALMGVLLVFLGLFSLYKLSTLRAASEEIDNNWLLSINHMNQLSSDIARIRLESMRLLVNQDETARQHSLGLIADARQDKDKVLREYSRLILGAEEQQRADELTRSLDTYLAYVDQLVEKTRQNDIDGARLLLNGSITQQGAELGKHLTALIDLNRDGAAAAAERAVEQFQSGRLVVSGILVLSVALTLLLAWQLTRSIVVPLAQAVRVAQTIAGGDLSQRLSIEGRDEPAQLLNALADMQGHLRETIRGIGNSASQLASAAEEMSSVMEQSTRALQQQSDQIEQAATAVNQMTTAVDEVASNAASTSAASREAIEAARSGQGRVSETSSSIGVLAGEVGSASQQAEALANQAQDIGKVLEVIRSVAEQTNLLALNAAIEAARAGEAGRGFAVVADEVRSLAQRTQSSTREIEELVSAIQNGSDQTVAALLSSTAHAERTVARTGEASASLEVILERMSQINERNLVIASATEEQAQVAREVDRNLLLIRDLATQTSAGATQTSAASQELSRLAVNLNGMVARFVV is encoded by the coding sequence ATGTTCAGAAACATGAGTATTGGCCGTCGCGCCACCCTGGGTTTTGCCCTGATGGGCGTCCTGCTGGTGTTCCTCGGACTGTTTTCGCTCTACAAACTCTCGACCCTGCGTGCCGCCTCGGAGGAAATCGACAACAACTGGTTGCTGAGCATCAACCACATGAACCAGCTATCCAGCGACATCGCCCGCATCCGCCTGGAGTCGATGCGCCTGCTGGTCAACCAGGATGAGACCGCGCGCCAGCACAGCCTGGGCCTGATCGCCGACGCACGGCAGGACAAGGACAAAGTCCTGCGCGAATACTCCCGGCTCATCCTCGGCGCCGAAGAACAGCAGCGCGCCGACGAGCTGACCCGCAGCCTCGACACCTACCTTGCGTATGTCGATCAACTGGTCGAGAAGACCCGCCAGAACGACATCGATGGCGCCCGGCTCCTGCTCAACGGCAGCATCACCCAGCAGGGCGCCGAGCTGGGCAAACACCTCACCGCCCTGATCGACCTCAACCGCGACGGCGCCGCAGCCGCGGCCGAGCGCGCCGTAGAACAATTCCAGAGCGGCCGGCTGGTGGTCAGCGGCATCCTCGTGCTCAGCGTGGCGCTGACGTTGCTGCTGGCCTGGCAGCTCACCCGCAGCATCGTCGTCCCCCTCGCCCAGGCCGTGCGCGTCGCGCAGACCATCGCCGGAGGCGACCTAAGCCAGCGCTTGAGCATCGAGGGCCGCGACGAACCGGCGCAACTGCTCAACGCCCTGGCGGACATGCAGGGCCACCTGCGCGAAACCATCCGCGGCATCGGCAACTCCGCCAGCCAGCTCGCCTCCGCCGCCGAGGAAATGAGCAGCGTGATGGAACAGAGCACCCGCGCCCTGCAACAGCAGAGCGACCAGATCGAGCAGGCCGCCACGGCAGTCAACCAGATGACCACCGCCGTGGACGAAGTCGCCAGCAACGCCGCCTCCACCTCCGCCGCCTCCCGCGAGGCCATCGAGGCGGCGCGTTCCGGCCAGGGGCGCGTCAGCGAAACCTCCAGCTCCATCGGCGTGCTGGCCGGTGAAGTCGGCAGCGCCTCGCAGCAGGCCGAAGCGCTGGCCAACCAGGCGCAGGACATCGGCAAGGTGCTGGAAGTCATCCGCAGCGTCGCCGAGCAGACCAACCTGCTGGCGCTCAATGCCGCCATCGAAGCGGCGCGGGCCGGCGAGGCCGGGCGCGGGTTCGCCGTGGTCGCCGACGAAGTCCGCTCGCTGGCGCAACGCACCCAGAGCTCCACCCGGGAAATCGAAGAACTGGTATCGGCCATCCAGAACGGCAGCGACCAGACCGTGGCCGCTCTGCTCAGCAGCACCGCCCACGCCGAGCGTACCGTCGCCCGCACCGGAGAAGCCAGCGCCTCGCTGGAGGTCATCCTCGAACGCATGTCGCAGATCAACGAGCGCAACCTGGTGATCGCCAGCGCCACCGAGGAGCAGGCCCAGGTCGCCCGCGAAGTGGACCGCAACCTGCTGCTGATCCGCGACCTAGCCACCCAGACATCGGCGGGCGCAACCCAGACCAGCGCGGCAAGCCAGGAACTGTCGCGCCTGGCGGTGAACCTCAACGGCATGGTGGCGCGTTTCGTGGTGTAA
- a CDS encoding CheR family methyltransferase, with protein MTDPRVARLLKERIGLDAESIGEVVIGRAVRQRSAKVAGGDVERYWACLQASAEEVQALIEAVIVPETWFFRYPESFAALAQLAGRRVLELAGSRPLRLLSLPCSSGEEPYSMVMALLDAGLAPSTFEVDALDVSRSVLERAALERAALGRYGRNSFRGTDLGFRDRYFAGAEGEQQLCEAVRAKVQFRVGNLLSPTLLAGEAPYDYVFCRNLLIYFDRPTQERVVDVLRRLAREDGVLFIGPAEASLLSRQGLRPLGVAQSFAFPLDGEAAPVRPSLAPPAPRPAPVPPPRASTPNVPAPRPRYPKPEAPPVEPAAARLAEIARLADSGQAAEARGLCEALLAEQGPNAEAFYWLGLLSDAQGQGAQAQGYYRKALYLQPDHQECLLHLAALLAAQGDLEGARRLQERAARGVKRNA; from the coding sequence ATGACCGACCCGCGCGTGGCCCGCCTGCTCAAGGAGCGCATCGGCCTGGATGCGGAGTCGATTGGCGAGGTGGTGATCGGCCGGGCCGTGCGCCAGCGCAGTGCCAAGGTCGCTGGCGGCGATGTCGAGCGTTATTGGGCGTGCCTGCAGGCCTCCGCCGAGGAAGTGCAGGCGCTGATCGAGGCGGTTATCGTCCCGGAGACCTGGTTCTTCCGTTATCCCGAATCCTTCGCCGCGCTGGCCCAACTGGCTGGCCGGCGCGTGCTGGAACTGGCCGGTTCGCGGCCCTTGCGCCTGCTCAGCCTGCCGTGCTCTTCCGGCGAAGAACCCTATTCGATGGTCATGGCGCTGCTCGACGCCGGGCTGGCACCATCGACCTTCGAGGTCGACGCGCTGGATGTCAGCCGTTCTGTGCTGGAGCGCGCGGCGCTGGAGCGCGCGGCGCTGGGGCGCTACGGGCGCAACTCCTTCCGTGGCACTGACCTGGGCTTCCGCGACCGCTATTTCGCGGGAGCGGAGGGCGAGCAGCAACTCTGCGAGGCGGTACGGGCGAAGGTGCAGTTCCGCGTGGGCAACCTGTTGTCGCCGACTCTGCTGGCTGGCGAGGCGCCCTACGACTATGTGTTCTGCCGCAACCTGCTGATCTATTTCGACCGTCCGACCCAGGAGCGTGTGGTGGATGTTCTGCGCCGCCTGGCGCGGGAGGATGGCGTCCTGTTCATCGGCCCGGCCGAGGCCAGCCTGCTGTCGCGCCAGGGGTTGCGGCCGTTGGGCGTGGCGCAATCCTTCGCGTTTCCGCTGGATGGCGAGGCCGCGCCGGTGCGCCCGTCGCTCGCCCCGCCCGCGCCTCGACCTGCGCCAGTGCCACCGCCCAGGGCCAGCACGCCGAACGTGCCTGCGCCGCGCCCGCGCTATCCGAAGCCGGAGGCGCCGCCTGTCGAACCGGCCGCTGCCAGGCTGGCGGAGATCGCCCGGCTGGCCGACTCCGGGCAGGCTGCCGAGGCGCGCGGACTATGCGAGGCGTTGCTCGCCGAGCAGGGGCCGAACGCCGAAGCCTTTTACTGGCTGGGCCTGCTCAGCGATGCCCAGGGGCAGGGTGCCCAGGCTCAGGGGTATTACCGCAAGGCGCTGTACCTGCAACCCGATCATCAGGAATGCCTCCTGCATCTGGCCGCGCTGCTTGCCGCCCAGGGCGACCTGGAGGGAGCGCGGCGCCTGCAGGAGCGCGCTGCGCGAGGAGTGAAGCGCAATGCCTGA
- a CDS encoding YqaA family protein, with product MLSLALAAHAGLFLSAFGAATLLPLQSEAVLVGLLLGGQYSVWTLLLAASLGNVLGSLVNWVLGRGIERWRDRRWFPVSAQTLEKAQARYQRFGSWSLLLSWAPVIGDPLTLIAGVMREPLWRFLLLVTLAKVGRYAILAWLTLG from the coding sequence ATGCTGTCCCTTGCCCTGGCCGCCCACGCCGGCCTCTTTCTCTCCGCCTTCGGCGCCGCCACTCTGCTGCCCCTGCAATCGGAAGCCGTGCTGGTGGGCCTGCTGCTGGGCGGGCAGTACTCCGTGTGGACGCTGCTGCTGGCAGCCAGCCTGGGCAACGTCCTCGGCTCGCTGGTCAACTGGGTGCTGGGGCGCGGCATCGAGCGCTGGCGTGACCGCCGCTGGTTCCCGGTCAGCGCACAAACGCTGGAGAAGGCGCAGGCGCGCTACCAGCGCTTCGGTAGCTGGTCGCTGCTCTTGAGCTGGGCACCGGTCATCGGCGATCCGCTAACGCTCATCGCCGGCGTCATGCGCGAACCGCTCTGGCGCTTCCTGCTGCTGGTGACGCTGGCCAAGGTCGGCCGCTACGCAATCCTCGCCTGGCTCACGCTGGGCTGA
- a CDS encoding LysR family transcriptional regulator — protein MFDWNDLRYFLELHRSGRLLTTAKRLNTTHATVARHIENIERDLGTQLFAQHTGGYQLTPAGQALLKHAEAMENTALLAQEEMSQAISPLGQIRIGVTEGLGTMFLAPRMGELMQRYPGLEVELVSVPRFVSITNREADIAITLERPSADLVISRRLTRYRLSLFASPAYLEKAPPLRDREDLCKHPWIGYVDDLLFSQELMFHHSFCRHPQVVFRSTSVVAQQQAAQAGIGIAILPQFMGLHDPLLVPVLPEEFIEREYWMCTRRELHRSVRLRLVWDFLMEVCGREQGVLVEGKSGVPA, from the coding sequence ATGTTCGACTGGAACGACCTGCGCTACTTCCTGGAACTGCACCGCAGTGGCCGCCTGCTGACCACCGCCAAGCGCCTCAACACCACCCACGCCACCGTGGCGCGGCATATCGAGAACATCGAGCGCGACCTCGGCACCCAACTGTTCGCCCAGCACACCGGCGGCTACCAGCTCACCCCCGCCGGCCAGGCGCTGCTCAAACACGCCGAGGCGATGGAAAACACCGCCCTGCTCGCCCAGGAAGAAATGAGCCAGGCCATCTCGCCGCTCGGGCAAATCCGCATCGGCGTCACCGAAGGCCTGGGCACCATGTTCCTCGCCCCGCGCATGGGCGAACTGATGCAGCGCTATCCGGGGCTGGAAGTGGAACTGGTGTCGGTGCCGCGCTTCGTCAGCATCACCAACCGCGAGGCCGACATCGCCATCACCCTCGAACGCCCCAGCGCCGACCTGGTGATCAGCCGCCGCCTCACCCGCTACCGCCTGAGCCTGTTCGCCAGCCCCGCCTACCTGGAAAAAGCCCCGCCCCTGCGCGACCGCGAAGACCTCTGCAAACACCCGTGGATCGGCTACGTGGACGACCTGCTGTTCAGCCAGGAACTGATGTTCCACCACAGCTTCTGCCGCCACCCGCAGGTGGTGTTCCGCAGCACCAGCGTCGTCGCCCAGCAACAGGCCGCCCAGGCGGGCATCGGCATCGCCATCCTTCCGCAGTTCATGGGCCTGCATGACCCACTGCTGGTGCCGGTGCTGCCAGAGGAATTCATCGAGCGGGAGTACTGGATGTGTACGCGGCGGGAGCTGCACCGGTCGGTGCGGTTGAGATTGGTATGGGATTTCTTGATGGAGGTTTGCGGGCGGGAACAAGGAGTATTGGTGGAAGGAAAATCCGGAGTGCCTGCGTAG
- a CDS encoding GMC family oxidoreductase has protein sequence MPQALDAYDYLIVGAGPAGCLLANRLSADPANRVLLLEAGGPDNYPWIHIPVGYLYCIGNPRTDWCFDTEQVPGLNGRAIRYPRGRTLGGCSSINGMIYMRGQALDYDGWAAEGNPGWSWSELLPLFIKMEDHFAGTSELHGSGGEWRVEKQRLSWAILDAFREAAAQSGIRPVEDFNGGDNEGCGYFQVNQRSGVRWNASKAFLRPIANRPNLTVLTNVEAHRVLLEDGRAVGLEVDWQGARRQLRARREVVLCAGAINSPVLLQRSGIGPRDLLERLGVGVRHELSGVGGNLQDHLQLRLIYRMSGAPSLNRIASSLWGKMGMGLEYLFRRSGPLSMAPSQLGAFAKSDPSQRSANLEYHVQPLSLERFGEPLHSFPAFTASVCDLRPLSRGSVSLRSLDPRDKPVIQPNYLSHPQDLRVAADAIRLTRRIVAAPALARFRPEEFKPGPDYQTEEDLHRAAAEIGTTIFHPAGTCRMGQGAGAVVDSQLRVHGIPGLRIADASIMPSLTSGNSCSPVLVIAEKAAQMILNEPSRAPEVIPSSGRAQEQVPVA, from the coding sequence ATGCCCCAGGCACTGGATGCTTATGACTACCTGATCGTCGGCGCGGGCCCAGCCGGCTGCCTGCTGGCCAATCGTCTATCGGCCGACCCCGCCAACCGTGTGCTGCTGCTCGAAGCCGGCGGCCCGGACAACTATCCCTGGATTCACATTCCCGTCGGCTATCTCTATTGCATCGGCAACCCGCGCACGGACTGGTGTTTCGACACCGAACAGGTGCCGGGGCTGAATGGCCGGGCGATCAGGTACCCGCGCGGGCGCACGCTGGGCGGCTGCTCGTCGATCAACGGGATGATCTACATGCGCGGCCAGGCGCTGGATTACGACGGCTGGGCTGCAGAGGGTAATCCCGGCTGGAGCTGGAGTGAGCTTCTGCCGCTGTTCATCAAGATGGAAGACCACTTCGCCGGCACCAGTGAACTGCATGGTTCCGGTGGCGAATGGCGGGTGGAGAAGCAGCGGCTGTCGTGGGCGATTCTCGATGCTTTCCGCGAGGCGGCGGCGCAGTCGGGCATCCGCCCGGTGGAGGATTTCAATGGTGGCGACAATGAGGGCTGCGGCTACTTCCAGGTGAACCAGCGCAGCGGTGTGCGCTGGAATGCGTCGAAGGCGTTCCTGCGGCCCATCGCCAATCGCCCGAACCTGACGGTGCTGACCAACGTGGAGGCTCATCGCGTGCTGCTGGAGGATGGCCGCGCGGTGGGGCTGGAGGTGGACTGGCAAGGCGCGCGGCGCCAGTTGCGGGCGCGGCGCGAGGTGGTGCTTTGCGCGGGGGCGATCAATTCGCCGGTCCTGCTGCAACGCTCGGGTATCGGCCCGCGCGACCTGCTGGAGAGGCTGGGCGTCGGTGTGCGCCATGAGCTCTCCGGCGTTGGCGGCAACCTGCAGGATCATTTGCAGTTGCGGCTGATCTACCGCATGAGCGGTGCGCCGTCGCTGAACCGGATTGCGTCGAGCCTGTGGGGCAAGATGGGCATGGGCCTGGAGTATCTGTTCAGGCGCAGCGGCCCGCTGTCGATGGCGCCCAGCCAGCTTGGGGCGTTCGCCAAGTCCGATCCGTCGCAGCGTTCGGCGAACCTGGAATACCACGTGCAGCCGCTGTCGCTGGAGCGCTTCGGCGAGCCGCTGCACAGCTTTCCGGCGTTCACCGCGTCGGTGTGCGACCTGCGGCCGCTGAGCCGGGGGAGTGTGTCGCTGCGCTCGCTGGACCCACGCGACAAGCCGGTCATCCAGCCCAATTACCTGAGCCACCCGCAGGACTTGCGGGTGGCCGCCGATGCCATCCGCCTGACCCGGCGCATTGTCGCGGCTCCGGCGCTGGCACGCTTCCGCCCGGAGGAGTTCAAGCCGGGGCCGGACTACCAGACCGAAGAGGATCTGCACCGCGCCGCCGCTGAGATCGGCACGACGATCTTCCACCCGGCGGGCACCTGCCGCATGGGCCAGGGCGCGGGGGCGGTGGTGGACAGCCAGTTGCGCGTGCATGGCATTCCCGGCCTGCGCATTGCCGATGCGTCGATCATGCCGAGCCTGACGTCCGGCAACAGTTGTTCGCCGGTGCTGGTGATCGCGGAGAAGGCCGCGCAGATGATTTTGAACGAACCCTCACGCGCACCGGAGGTCATCCCTTCCAGTGGGCGCGCGCAGGAGCAGGTGCCGGTGGCGTGA
- a CDS encoding chemotaxis protein CheW — protein MASHASRSDSAVAGRLYLQFRLGSDRYALDVHDVVEVLPLPALKRLPEAPAWVAGLYAHRGELLPVLDLSQLAFGHSAPRRTSTRLVLARYRAGGEGPQQNLGLILEQATHTLRRDPAAFRDYELDNGSARYLGPVLEDEQGLLQCVRVDQLLTDEARERLLCGAGSAPA, from the coding sequence ATGGCGTCTCACGCTTCAAGGTCTGATTCCGCTGTAGCGGGCAGGCTCTATCTGCAGTTCCGCCTTGGCTCGGACCGTTACGCGCTGGACGTGCACGACGTGGTCGAGGTGCTGCCGTTGCCGGCGCTCAAGCGTCTGCCGGAGGCTCCGGCCTGGGTCGCGGGGCTGTATGCCCATCGCGGTGAGTTGCTGCCGGTGCTGGACCTCAGCCAGCTCGCCTTCGGCCACAGTGCTCCCCGGCGCACCAGCACGCGCCTGGTGCTGGCGCGCTACCGCGCGGGTGGCGAGGGGCCGCAGCAGAACCTCGGGCTGATCCTGGAACAGGCCACCCATACCCTGCGCCGCGATCCGGCGGCATTCCGTGACTACGAGCTGGACAACGGCAGCGCGCGGTACCTCGGCCCGGTGCTGGAGGATGAGCAAGGCTTGCTGCAGTGTGTGCGTGTCGACCAGTTGCTCACCGACGAGGCCCGCGAGCGCCTGCTGTGCGGTGCTGGGAGTGCGCCGGCATGA